A window of Fluoribacter dumoffii NY 23 contains these coding sequences:
- a CDS encoding glutaredoxin family protein yields the protein MNRAIVKKAVLYRMVMGNHVCPYGLKAKDLLMRQGYEVEDKWLTTREQVDAFKEKYHVKTTPQTFINDERIGGYDDLRRHFGKTIRDPKQKSYRPVAALFTMTALMAMATSYAFSGNPFTPQALGWFIALSMAVLALLKLQNIESFSTMFLNYDLLAKRWVPYSYIYPFAEGLAGVLMISGALNWVSIPIALFIGTVGALSVFKAVYIDKRELKCACVGGDSNVPLGFISLTENLMMIGMALFMLVM from the coding sequence ATGAATCGAGCAATCGTTAAGAAAGCAGTGTTATACCGCATGGTCATGGGCAATCATGTCTGTCCCTATGGGCTTAAAGCCAAGGATTTACTGATGCGTCAAGGTTATGAGGTCGAAGATAAATGGCTCACCACGCGCGAACAAGTCGATGCCTTTAAAGAAAAGTACCACGTTAAAACCACACCACAAACCTTCATTAACGATGAGCGAATAGGTGGTTATGATGATTTGCGTCGTCACTTTGGGAAAACAATTAGAGACCCTAAGCAAAAAAGTTATCGCCCTGTTGCTGCTCTTTTTACAATGACAGCCCTTATGGCGATGGCAACCAGTTATGCCTTTTCTGGTAATCCATTCACGCCACAGGCTTTAGGATGGTTCATCGCCTTGAGCATGGCAGTCCTTGCGCTATTGAAACTTCAAAACATTGAGAGTTTCTCAACGATGTTTCTCAATTATGACCTTCTGGCGAAACGCTGGGTTCCTTACAGTTACATCTATCCTTTTGCCGAAGGATTGGCAGGGGTATTAATGATTTCAGGGGCACTTAATTGGGTATCCATTCCCATTGCCTTATTCATAGGAACAGTCGGTGCGCTCTCTGTATTTAAAGCCGTTTACATCGATAAACGTGAACTGAAATGTGCTTGTGTAGGTGGTGACAGTAATGTGCCTTTAGGCTTTATTTCACTTACTGAAAACTTAAT
- a CDS encoding MerR family transcriptional regulator: protein MIDKKIGEFAKMFGVGVETIRYYQRQGLLQIPEHKKDASGIRRYGEQDTQRLKFILSAKKAGFTLKEIKALLDCDAKNDRAYIREVSQKRIAMLDKKMAELKEARDFLHQLIDECRTTTSEACPILHAFE, encoded by the coding sequence GTGATTGATAAAAAAATTGGGGAATTCGCTAAGATGTTTGGTGTGGGTGTAGAAACCATACGCTACTATCAACGACAAGGACTGCTACAAATTCCAGAACATAAAAAGGACGCAAGTGGTATTAGGCGTTATGGCGAACAGGACACACAACGTCTAAAATTTATTCTGTCCGCGAAGAAAGCAGGATTTACCCTTAAAGAAATCAAAGCCTTGTTAGACTGTGATGCTAAAAATGATCGTGCATATATAAGGGAGGTTTCTCAAAAACGCATTGCCATGCTCGATAAAAAAATGGCTGAATTAAAAGAGGCGCGCGATTTTCTGCATCAATTGATAGATGAATGCAGAACAACTACTTCTGAAGCATGTCCTATTCTACATGCTTTTGAATGA
- a CDS encoding GNAT family N-acetyltransferase, whose amino-acid sequence MIKKPFTHDYRFVFKPVNKSQMALVLEWIHQPHINEWLHGEGLSNTIKDLNEFLNEGEPWATHWIAYDKEIPFAYLITSELERSEEFPEGGITLDLFICRLDYIGKGLSVRMIHEFILSQFWDAKIIFIDPEISNTRAVHVYQKAGFEITREFIASWHPVPHYKMRLTVDELKKKQGSSVPCNLD is encoded by the coding sequence ATGATCAAAAAACCCTTTACCCATGATTATCGTTTTGTCTTTAAACCAGTAAATAAATCACAAATGGCTCTTGTCCTTGAGTGGATTCATCAACCTCATATTAATGAATGGCTCCATGGAGAAGGGTTAAGTAATACTATCAAAGATCTCAATGAGTTTTTGAATGAAGGAGAACCTTGGGCAACTCATTGGATAGCCTATGATAAGGAGATCCCATTTGCTTATTTAATAACATCTGAATTAGAACGATCAGAGGAATTTCCAGAGGGAGGAATTACTCTGGATTTATTTATTTGCAGATTGGATTATATAGGGAAAGGGTTATCAGTTCGGATGATTCATGAATTTATCTTAAGCCAATTCTGGGATGCAAAGATAATATTCATTGATCCAGAAATTTCTAACACACGTGCCGTGCATGTCTATCAGAAAGCTGGCTTTGAAATTACTAGGGAATTTATAGCCTCGTGGCATCCGGTACCCCATTATAAGATGAGATTGACGGTTGATGAGTTAAAGAAAAAGCAAGGTAGCTCGGTTCCATGCAACCTGGATTAG
- the uhpC gene encoding MFS transporter family glucose-6-phosphate receptor UhpC, whose translation MPVLKFLKPAPYLDTIEDKAIVNRQYRYWRIRTFYAMYIGYALFYFTRKSFTFAMPALQSTLGMTKTELGMIASILSLSYGISKFLSGILGDKSNPRYLMAIGLILTGIFNILFGLSSTWWLFAIFWGLNGWFQGWGWPGCTKLLTHWYSQNERGRWWSIWNTSHNVGGALIPLIVAMCAQYFGWRSAMFVPGIICILGGIFLINRLRDTPQSLGLPAVEQYREDFSGSHHHQEKTELSIKEILWNYVLSNPYIWILSVSYLFIYIVRTALNDWSMLYLTEVKEYSLITAGSCIIWFEVGGFFGNLVAGWLSDKVYQGKRNPINILFTAGVFVTLLLFTLTKSYTPFLDSLFLFFFGFFIFGPQMMIGMACAELSHKKAAATATGFAGFFAYCLGAVLAGAPLGAIIKNYGWDNFFLTLFICCLIPFFMMLPLWNVKSRPGSSKPEFSGKSEFA comes from the coding sequence ATGCCAGTGTTGAAATTTCTAAAGCCTGCTCCTTATCTTGATACCATTGAGGATAAAGCCATTGTTAACCGGCAATATCGTTATTGGCGTATCCGTACCTTTTATGCAATGTACATAGGCTATGCTCTGTTTTATTTCACCCGCAAAAGTTTTACCTTCGCGATGCCTGCATTACAAAGCACTTTGGGGATGACCAAAACTGAATTGGGAATGATTGCCAGCATTTTGAGTTTAAGTTATGGGATCAGCAAATTTTTGAGTGGAATTCTTGGCGATAAATCCAATCCCCGTTATTTAATGGCGATTGGGCTGATTCTGACAGGTATTTTTAATATTTTGTTTGGATTGTCTTCCACCTGGTGGTTATTTGCTATTTTCTGGGGATTGAATGGTTGGTTTCAAGGCTGGGGTTGGCCAGGGTGTACTAAATTATTAACCCATTGGTATTCTCAAAACGAACGGGGGCGTTGGTGGAGTATTTGGAATACATCGCATAACGTAGGTGGTGCCTTAATTCCCTTGATTGTTGCTATGTGCGCGCAATATTTCGGCTGGCGTTCAGCCATGTTTGTGCCAGGAATTATTTGCATTTTAGGGGGTATTTTTTTAATTAACCGTTTAAGAGATACCCCGCAGTCTCTAGGCTTGCCTGCCGTAGAACAATACCGGGAAGATTTTTCCGGTTCACATCACCACCAGGAAAAAACAGAGCTCTCAATTAAAGAAATTCTTTGGAATTATGTACTAAGCAATCCATATATTTGGATCTTGTCCGTTTCTTATTTATTTATTTATATTGTCCGCACGGCCCTTAATGACTGGAGTATGTTGTATCTGACAGAAGTGAAGGAATACTCCTTAATCACTGCCGGTAGTTGCATCATATGGTTTGAGGTTGGCGGCTTTTTTGGAAATCTCGTTGCCGGCTGGCTTTCTGATAAAGTCTATCAAGGAAAACGCAACCCGATTAATATTCTCTTTACAGCAGGGGTATTTGTCACTTTGTTACTCTTTACATTGACCAAATCCTATACACCATTCCTTGATTCCTTGTTCCTTTTTTTCTTTGGTTTTTTTATTTTTGGACCACAAATGATGATCGGTATGGCCTGTGCGGAGTTATCACATAAGAAAGCGGCGGCAACTGCAACAGGTTTTGCCGGATTCTTCGCTTACTGCTTAGGTGCTGTTCTGGCTGGTGCTCCTTTGGGTGCAATTATCAAAAATTACGGCTGGGATAATTTCTTCCTCACCTTGTTTATTTGCTGTTTAATTCCATTTTTTATGATGCTGCCGCTCTGGAATGTGAAATCCCGTCCAGGGTCTAGTAAACCAGAATTTTCAGGCAAATCCGAGTTTGCCTAG